The proteins below come from a single Scatophagus argus isolate fScaArg1 chromosome 15, fScaArg1.pri, whole genome shotgun sequence genomic window:
- the osr1 gene encoding protein odd-skipped-related 1 yields the protein MGSKTLPAPVPLHPSLQLANYSLLQSSTGLQLPADHFHSIYSFSALHAIHLHQWTLGYPPLALPRCTISKLPAQFSSMASIPIFPHLLQPKQDSAGLLQSSKNKPRFDFANLAAAATQEDHLKAEDLSMTGGVAVAQASSHHPTSASLGCLLDVTKLSSPERKSSRGRLPSKTKKEFVCKFCGRHFTKSYNLLIHERTHTDERPYTCDICHKAFRRQDHLRDHRYIHSKEKPFKCQECGKGFCQSRTLAVHKTLHMQVKELKPAKIK from the exons ATGGGCAGCAAGACTCTGCCAGCACCAGTCCCCCTCCACCCATCCCTCCAGCTGGCTAACTACTCCCTCCTCCAGAGTTCCACAGGCCTCCAACTACCAGCAGATCATTTTCACAGCATCTACAGCTTCAGTGCCCTACATGCCATTCATCTCCACCAGTGGACCCTCGGCTACCCGCCTTTAGCCCTACCCCGCTGCACCATCTCCAAGCTGCCTGCTCAGTTCTCATCCATGGCCTCCATCCCCATTTTCCCTCACCTCCTGCAGCCCAAGCAGGACTCAGCGGGGCTGCTGCAGAGCTCCAAGAACAAGCCTCGCTTTGACTTTGCCAACCTGGCAGCAGCTGCCACCCAGGAGGATCATTTGAAGGCAGAGGACCTGAGCATGACCGGTGGTGTTGCTGTTGCCCAGGCATCATCTCACCACCCGACGTCAGCCAGCCTGGGATGTCTCCTGGATGTGACCAAACTTTCTTCACCGGAGCGCAAGTCCAGCCGAGGCCGACTGCCCTCCAAGACCAAGAAAGAATTTGTGTGCAAGTTCTGTGGTCGCCATTTTACCAAATCCTACAACCTTTTGATCCATGAGAGGACGCACACAGACGAAAGGCCATATACCTGTGATATCTGCCACAAAGCCTTCAGAAGACAGGACCACCTCCGGGACCACAG GTACATTCATTCCAAAGAAAAGCCCTTCAAATGTCAGGAGTGTGGGAAGGGCTTCTGTCAGTCCAGGACTCTGGCTGTCCACAAAACATTACACATGCAGGTCAAGGAACTGAAGCCGGCCAAGATCAAGTGA